In the genome of Impatiens glandulifera chromosome 6, dImpGla2.1, whole genome shotgun sequence, the window AGCTTATCAGCCTCTTTTGGTTCCCTTTGGTTGCTTTTGTTTCATTGCTTTGCTCATTATATTTTCGTGTAACTACTTTCAATCCATGTAACCTTTGCATATAAAATGAccctttgttaaaaaaaaatgacattcaTAAAACCTCTGCACTAAATACGTACAAAATGAGTAGATATTGTTAAATCAAAACTTGATAAAAGAGAAGTGGAAACTGTAAGACTCGAGAAAACTACCATTGTTGAGGGACTATCTTCAAGTGGAACTAAACAGATTCCGTAACCTTGATCAAGACCATTTGGAACACTTTCTAGAGCAAGAGAAAAATCTGAGTTTGAAcggaaaaatattaataaatttataaataattaagttatgcTCTAGAATATTCTCATCTAAATCAACATTAGATACACAAAAAgtgattttaagaaaaatttatgTACATTTTCTCGTCCAAACTAGCTCCAGAAAGTGTCCCAGCGTTAAAATTATCGACCAAAATACAGAAAGACCCTCTATTACTTATACCCCTAAtgtctttttaccaaaattaaCTCACTTTACAATAACATGAACCGAACCATTTATCAGGTAAGTTATGATTCACTATGTGTAACTCGTGGAACAATGAATGTGAGACGAGATGTTGTACTGAACTGGTGTCTATTGTGGTTCTTCATAAAAAGCTCTGTTTAAGAAAATATGGATCCAATGTTAAGAGAAAAAATCTAAAGTCCATGAAAGAAAAACATAGATAAATTTGTGACCCGGTTTTTTTTTGGGTGGCTAACAAGAACTCCACAATCATGAACCCCTTTAAATCATAGCATTCTTAATGAGAATCGAATTGAGACTTTGTTCCCTTAGGTAACACCCTTGCCATTTTTTTAGGAAGCTAACAGAGCTCCACAGTCATGTTCTTACTTCAACTTAAGACGtttttagtgagaatcgaaCCAAAAGAACAAAGATAAATTAAGTATAGTATATCTAAAGAGATGTAAATAAATCAAACCTGAAGTAAGAGAACCACTTCAGAGAAGATATCACCCATTGGAAGTAATTGTTTGACTACATCTGTGCTTATATTGAAAGGTATGTTGGCAACAACCTGAGATAGAACTAAAAATTGAGTACATACAGTTCATCatatgttataacttatgaGAAAGGACATCAAGATGATCATCTCACTTTAGCATACTGAGTTTCCTCATCAGACGAGTTTTCACATTCCAAAAATGAAGTCATATGGGATCGAATATGACATTTAGTAAAATCTTCTTGCAAAACCTGCAAGGTTTAATAAACAATGTAAAGAAACATGTAACAGAAGATCTCAATATCTGTAAATTTTACCTTTACACAGTTTGCAATTTCAAATCTTTCTCTAATCAGTGCAGCCATATGAGGATCCTAAAGAATACTACAAACTGTTAACAAATTAAAAGTGTAAAAACTAGGTTTAACCAATGAATTCAAACCTTCTCAATTGCGAGAACACTTGCACCAGCATTAACTAGAACATTAGTTAAAGAACCAGTTCCCGGTCCAATTTCAAGAACAAAATCACCTTCTTTAACACAAGCAGCTGCAGCCAACTGTTCATTGACCGACGAATTCAACATGTAATGCtgttattttaagaaaaacacACAATTACCCATTGCACGGTGAGTGTTCGATGAAATGCCAGAGTCAGTTTCTGAACATATATGATCATATATTAAAAGGGTTTGTAAACAAACCTGTCCTAGAGATTTGCGAGGGAAACGACCTCTGGAATTTAAAGCTTTGAGAGTGGCGTGGTAATCGTCTTCGTTTGTGATTGTTTTGGGGATTGTTGTTCTTCTCTTGTTACCATTCTCGGCGAAAGGAGATTGCTTGGATACGATTCTTCTGTGAATGGAAAGTGAAGAAATTGGAAGGAGATTTTGCGAGGGAGAAACAGTGGTAGCCATGGGGAAGAAATTTGATAGAGCTAATTTATCAGTCATTCTTTGGGGAAGAAAGGATTGTACATGAAATccttatttttaaatcataaaaaggaattatataaattaaattaaatcttcaataaaaataaagattttttaaacttttcataGTTTATAAAGGCAATAATCAAATATCtgattaatataattgtttttatgatatttttctccaaaaaaacaatttatttttatgatttattgGAGAAATAATAGATTGTAATGTCTCGGGTAATGGTGGATcgataatatataaaagtaggGAGTTCAACGGGCCGGTTCGGGGCGAAGAATGTATTTACCATCAACGCCCTATTTTATTTTGGGGATTTTTTTTACTACCATTCTCGTTCCGTTCGGTGTAGAGAATTCTCACGTAGTACCATTTATATCGtattctctataaaaaaaaaaaaaagaattatataacaattatttttaatataataaatattataatatgtattaaaattttatattattataaataaaccaTCTTAAAATTTTTGGGAAATATAATGAATTTGtggttttatatatttaattgtgtttatagacAGGTAAACGGACGGTTCGAGGCGAAGAATGTATTTACCATCACCGTCCtatttattttgagaattttttttactacTATTCCCGTTCCATTCGGTGTATAGAATTCCCGCGTAGCACCATTTATACCAtattctctataaaaaaaatatttatataacaattatttttaatataatatatattaaaattttatattattataaataaataacttagattttttttaaaatataatgaatttgtgattttatatatttaattgtgtttatagtgttcggtgTAGAATTAGAATAAAATCGAGTGAGTCGaggacacaaataccattctTGCCCCATCATCAGTCAACTACCGGTCAAACTGGGGACACAAATTCAGTTCGGTTGGTGACCGGTCAAGATCGAATATTGACAGTATACCAAGATTTCATTATTGTATCAATATTATATCGTTAtttcaaatttagaaaaataaatattttgtcgAACTTAAGGCGTCAGTCTCACGGCTTAGACCACTCAGCCATCCTCACCTGTTGGTAATTATGATATTGAATCTCTAAATCACtattatcaataaattgaaattgaaaccATGTAGGtgagatttttataattttcgcTAACAATCAAAGATAAGTTTGAATTGAtgtaactattatttttatttttttgaaatgtaacaattattttatttcaaatttacttgaatgacaaaataaaaaaagaattttaatttataacagaCGACACAGACACAAACAGACTATTCTCAACCTCAAACCTATTCTTTAATCTAATAGGTTTAATCTAAGTATGGTTTTTGTTTACATTTTCGTCCATAGAAGTTCCATCAACATTCTGATCCAAATTCTAATTCAGAAGGG includes:
- the LOC124941757 gene encoding ribosomal RNA small subunit methyltransferase, chloroplastic: MTDKLALSNFFPMATTVSPSQNLLPISSLSIHRRIVSKQSPFAENGNKRRTTIPKTITNEDDYHATLKALNSRGRFPRKSLGQHYMLNSSVNEQLAAAACVKEGDFVLEIGPGTGSLTNVLVNAGASVLAIEKDPHMAALIRERFEIANCVKVLQEDFTKCHIRSHMTSFLECENSSDEETQYAKVVANIPFNISTDVVKQLLPMGDIFSEVVLLLQDETASRMVEPSLNNSEYRPINIFINFYSDPEFKLKVPRTNFFPQPNVDAAIVAFKLKKTADYPQVLSVKSFFSTVNSAFNGKRKMLRRSLQHISTPIEIEAALETLGLPHTSRPEELTLDDFVRLHNLITKP